The following proteins come from a genomic window of Trifolium pratense cultivar HEN17-A07 linkage group LG4, ARS_RC_1.1, whole genome shotgun sequence:
- the LOC123921653 gene encoding F-box/kelch-repeat protein At3g23880-like: MSPPSASSSWALVPEHLFTEFLSLLPVKSLLRFKCVSNSWNTLISDPNFVKLHLKKSKSHNPQFTLITQHIKDIKGESPYGSDDESEVDHSIIPYSIHSFLDNPSFTLFADHHYLLNEKDCSFVAGSCNGLICLYGFRFSPTYTIHHQTHEYWLRLWNPATRAISEKIGCFIDYRDFCFNFGCDNSTGTFKAVASRYIPDKLTSDVRVFSFDENVWRNIQSFPVVPFNLSGSGEHEAVFFNGTLNWLAVRNDIPYTWYRHHPENLTVEQFVIVSLNLGTEIYNMYTLPQGFDEVPPAEPTVGVLGDCFCFSYSYKETDFIIWQMKKFGIQESWTQFLKISYHDLQLNYDFSNGTLKYYLYFLPLFLSKDGDTLILYSSQELKVILYNWRDHRVERTEVEVRKTIIDDETYNHSCWQNANGFVESLTSIC, from the coding sequence ATGTCTCCGCCGTCGGCTTCGTCATCGTGGGCGTTGGTCCCCGAACATCTTTTCACCGAGTTCTTGTCATTACTTCCTGTGAAATCTCTTCTTCGATTCAAATGTGTAAGTAATTCCTGGAACACTCTCATTTCCGATCccaattttgtaaaattacaTCTCAAGAAATCAAAATCACATAATCCACAATTCACACTAATCACTCAACACATCAAAGATATCAAGGGAGAATCTCCATACGGAAGTGATGATGAATCTGAGGTTGATCACAGTATCATTCCATACTCTATACATTCTTTTCTCGATAATCCTTCGTTTACCCTTTTCGCTGATCATCACTATCTTTTGAACGAAAAAGATTGCTCTTTTGTAGCTGGTTCCTGTAATGGGTTGATCTGTTTGTATGGTTTTCGTTTCTCGCCCACGTATACAATTCATCATCAAACGCACGAGTACTGGCTTCGTCTATGGAACCCAGCCACTAGGGCAATTTCTGAAAAAATTGGGTGTTTTATTGATTATCGTGATTTCTGTTTCAATTTTGGTTGTGATAATTCCACCGGTACTTTTAAAGCGGTTGCGTCGCGTTACATTCCTGATAAATTGACAAGCGATGTGAGAGTTTTTAGTTTTGATGAAAATGTTTGGAGAAATATTCAAAGTTTCCCGGTTGTTCCTTTTAATTTGAGTGGTTCTGGAGAACATGAAGCTGTGTTTTTTAATGGCACTCTTAACTGGTTGGCTGTTCGCAATGACATCCCATACACTTGGTATCGTCATCATCCTGAGAATCTCACCGTCGAGCAGTTTGTTATTGTTTCACTTAATTTGGGGACTGAGATATACAATATGTATACTTTGCCTCAAGGTTTTGATGAGGTGCCCCCTGCAGAGCCAACTGTTGGTGTGTTGGGTGActgcttttgtttttcttattcttataagGAAACTGATTTTATTATATGGCAGATGAAGAAATTTGGGATTCAAGAGTCTTGGACTCAATTTCTTAAAATTAGTTATCACGATCTTCAATTAAACTATGACTTTAGTAACGGTACACTGAAGTATTATCTTTATTTCTTGCCATTATTTCTTTCTAAGGATGGTGATACTCTGATACTGTATAGTAGTCAAGAATTGAAAGTAATTCTCTATAACTGGAGAGATCATAGAGTGGAGCGAACAGAAGTTGAAGTGCGCAAAACTATTATTGATGATGAAACCTACAATCATTCATGTTGGCAAAATGCCAACGGTTTTGTTGAAAGCTTAACTTCAATTTGTTAA
- the LOC123921651 gene encoding glyoxylate/hydroxypyruvate/pyruvate reductase 2KGR-like, whose translation MGSISVLLVAKVIPYLEQELNKRYNLLRIWDYPQKSQLLTQHSASIRAVVGNASAGADAEFIDALPKLEIVSSYSVGVDMIDLNKCKEKGIRVTNTPDVLTDDVADLAIGLILALLRRICESDRYVRNGNWKSGDYKLTTKFSGKTVGIIGLGRIGTAIAKRAEGFNCPISYFSRTQKQESKYKYYPSVVELASNSDILVVACPLTEETHHIINREVINALGPKGYLINIGRGKHVDEPELVSALLEGRLGGAGLDVFENEPHVPEELFGLENVVLLPHVGSGTVETRTAMADLVLGNLEAHFLGKPLLTPLV comes from the exons atgGGATCCATTTCCGTTCTCCTTGTAGCTAAAGTAATCCCATACTTAGAACAAGAACTCAACAAACGCTACAATCTTCTTCGCATATGGGATTACCCACAAAAATCCCAACTCTTAACTCAACACTCCGCGTCAATCCGTGCGGTGGTCGGAAATGCTAGCGCCGGTGCCGATGCTGAGTTCATTGATGCGTTACCGAAGCTGGAAATTGTTTCGAGTTACAGTGTTGGTGTTGATATGATTGATCTTAATAAGTGTAAGGAGAAAGGGATTCGTGTTACGAATACTCCTGATGTTTTGACTGATGATGTTGCTGATTTGGCTATTGGTTTGATTCTTGCGCTTCTTAGAAGGATTTGTGAATCTGATCGATATGTTAGAAATGGAAATTGGAAGAGTGGTGACTATAAATTGACCACTAAG TTCTCTGGGAAAACCGTTGGCATTATTGGGCTGGGAAGGATTGGCACAGCAATTGCCAAGAGAGCTGAAGGTTTTAATTGTCCAATAAGTTACTTTTCTAGGACTCAAAAGCAGGAGTCAAAATACAAGTATTATCCAAGTGTTGTTGAGTTAGCATCCAACTCTGATATACTAGTCGTTGCCTGTCCTCTTACAGAGGAGACCCATCACATCATCAACCGGGAGGTCATTAATGCGCTTGGTCCGAAGGGTTACCTAATTAACATTGGCCGTGGTAAGCATGTTGATGAGCCCGAGCTAGTCTCTGCGTTGCTTGAAGGTCGTTTGGGTGGAGCTGGACTCGATGTGTTTGAAAACGAGCCTCATGTTCCCGAAGAGCTATTTGGGCTAGAAAATGTTGTCTTGTTGCCTCATGTTGGAAGCGGCACGGTAGAAACTCGAACTGCCATGGCTGACCTTGTTCTTGGAAACTTGGAGGCTCATTTTCTTGGAAAGCCTCTGTTAACTCCCTTGGTTTAA
- the LOC123921649 gene encoding glyoxylate/hydroxypyruvate/pyruvate reductase 2KGR-like has protein sequence MESIGVLLVAKVIPYLEQELNKRYNLFRIWDYPQISQLLTQHATSIRAVVGRANAVADSHLIDALPNLEIISSSGVGVDLIDINKCKEKGIRVTNTPDVLTDEVADLAIGLILTLLRRICESDRYVRSGNWKCGDYKLTTKFSGKTVGIVGLGRIGTAIAKRSEAFNCSICYYSRTQKQESRYKYYPSVVELASNCDILVVACPLTKETHHIINREVINALGPKGFLINIGRGKHVDEPELVSALLEGLLGGAGLDVFENEPHVPEELFRLENVVLLPHVGTGTVETRTVMADLVLGNLEAHFLGKPLLTPLV, from the exons ATGGAATCCATAGGCGTTCTCCTTGTAGCTAAAGTAATTCCATACTTAGAACAAGAACTCAACAAACGCTACAATCTTTTCCGCATATGGGATTATCCACAAATCTCCCAACTCTTAACTCAACACGCAACCTCCATTCGTGCGGTGGTCGGACGCGCCAACGCCGTCGCCGATTCTCACCTCATCGATGCACTGCCCAATCTCGAAATCATTTCCAGCTCTGGTGTTGGTGTTGATTTGATCGACATTAACAAATGTAAGGAGAAAGGGATTCGTGTTACGAATACTCCTGATGTGTTGACCGATGAGGTTGCTGATTTGGCTATTGGTTTGATTCTTACGCTTCTTAGGAGAATTTGTGAATCTGATCGATATGTTAGAAGTGGAAATTGGAAGTGTGGTGATTATAAGTTGACTACTAAG TTCTCTGGGAAAACCGTTGGCATTGTTGGGCTGGGAAGGATTGGCACAGCAATTGCCAAGAGATCTGAAGCTTTTAATTGTTCAATATGCTATTATTCTAGAACTCAAAAGCAGGAATCACGTTACAAATACTATCCAAGTGTTGTTGAGCTAGCATCAAACTGTGATATACTAGTTGTTGCTTGCCCTCTTACAAAGGAAACCCATCACATCATCAACCGGGAGGTCATTAATGCACTTGGTCCAAAAGGTTTCCTGATTAACATCGGCCGAGGTAAGCATGTTGATGAACCAGAGCTCGTCTCTGCATTGCTTGAAGGTCTTTTGGGTGGAGCTGGactagatgtgtttgaaaacgAACCTCATGTTCCCGAAGAGCTATTTCGGCTAGAAAATGTTGTTTTGCTGCCTCATGTAGGAACCGGCACGGTAGAAACTCGAACTGTCATGGCTGACCTTGTTCTTGGAAACCTGGAGGCTCATTTCCTTGGAAAACCACTGTTAACTCCCTTGGTTTAA
- the LOC123922006 gene encoding uncharacterized protein LOC123922006: MSTSTGSVYGTQPLGKFLKILDVLLVLVVSTSILVVIIPPRTTDVRVLSFGDSVWRNIESFPVVPLHVDPIVFGHNAVFFNGTLNWLAIHNYTMESWFTRQKYITVEQLIIVSLDLETETYNMYTLPQGFVHVPPTEPTVGVLGDSLCFSSCYVYNEAVFIIWQMKKFGDQESWTQFLKISFHDLQLNYDFSNKMRKYHIYISPLFLSKDGDTLVLRSHTEEQAILYNWRDHRVEQSRVSVHKTVIDDETYDQLNWDDANVCWWKKLSKITSDASFMEEENNKKLKILHKIEGERKFQKQDQLFCV; encoded by the exons ATGAGCACGAGTACTGGCTCCGTTTATGGAACCCAGCCACTAGGGAAATTTCTGAAAATTTTGGATGTTTTATTGGTTCTCGTGGTTTCAACTTCAATTTTGGTTGTGATAATTCCACCG AGGACAACCGACGTGAGAGTTTTAAGTTTTGGTGATAGTGTTTGGAGAAATATTGAAAGTTTCCCGGTTGTTCCTCTTCATGTGGATCCGATAGTATTTGGGCATAATGCTGTGTTTTTTAATGGCACTCTTAACTGGTTGGCTATTCACAATTACACCATGGAATCTTGGTTTACTCGGCAGAAGTATATTACTGTTGAGCAGCTTATCATTGTTTCGCTTGATCTGGAGACTGAGACATACAATATGTATACGTTGCCTCAGGGCTTTGTTCATGTGCCGCCTACAGAGCCAACTGTTGGTGTGTTGGGGGACtctctttgtttttcttcttgttaTGTTTACAATGAAGCTGTTTTTATTATATGGCAGATGAAGAAATTTGGGGATCAAGAGTCTTGGACTCAATTTCTTAAGATTAGTTTTCACGATCTTCAGTTAAACTATGACTTTAGCAACAAGATGCGgaaatatcatatttatatCAGCCCATTGTTTCTTTCTAAGGATGGTGATACACTGGTATTGCGTAGTCATACAGAAGAGCAAGCAATTCTCTATAATTGGAGAGATCATAGAGTGGAGCAATCACGAGTTAGCGTgcataaaactgttattgatgATGAAACTTACGATCAGTTAAATTGGGATGATGCCAACG TTTGCTGGTGGAAGAAATTGTCCAAAATCACTTCAGATGCTTCATTCATGGAGGAGGAAAACAATAAGAAGTTGAAGATATTACACAAGATAGAAGGTGAAAGGAAATTCCAAAAGCAAGATCAATTGTTCTGTGTTTGA
- the LOC123921652 gene encoding rop guanine nucleotide exchange factor 12-like produces MVRALDQEQENHKSKLFHFKGMFENAARHSKSLSVESASTLDPTTEDDNVSSRSQGSKPVHHDPERAHPNKPRTIKEEIVAKEAKEKHVQEIEQMKERFAKLLLGEDMSGGGKGVSSALALSNALTNLAASVFGEQRRLEPMPPERKARWRKEIDWLLSVTDYVVEMVPTQQKGKDGSSMEIMTTRQRTDLHMNIPALRKLDTMLIDCLDNFRDQNEFYYVSKDADDKDTKGKNDDKWWLPTPKVPVDGLSDAARRFLQYQKDCVNQVLKAAMAINAQTLQEMEIPESYIEALPKNGRASLGDMIYRSITDDFFDPDQFLATVDMSSEHKIVDLKNRIEASIVIWKRKMNQKDNKSAWGSAVSIEKRELFEERAETILVLLKHRFPGLPQSSLDISKIQFNRDVGQAVLESYSRILESLAFTVLSRIEDVLHADCQTQNPLQGRRNSARNPVPKPEKCPTPPREEVDKISAETPCSMTLSDFMGWSSDQGESDPNKKDSSAVSDDTDKDIESAKLQKLPLISTDKKLSYVENIGGMRSPTSRH; encoded by the exons atggtTAGAGCACTAGATCAAGAACAGGAAAATCATAAGTCCAAATTATTCCATTTCAAAGGAATGTTTGAGAATGCGGCGAGGCACTCGAAAAGTTTAAGCGTTGAAAGTGCTAGCACATTAGATCCTACAACAGAAGATGATAATGTTTCATCAAGAAGTCAAGGATCAAAACCTGTACATCATGATCCTGAAAGAGCTCATCCTAACAAGCCAAGAACAATAAAGGAGGAGATTGTAGCCAAAGAAGCCAAAGAGAAACATGTGCAAG AAATCGAACAGATGAAGGAGAGATTTGCTAAACTACTATTGGGAGAGGATATGTCTGGTGGAGGGAAAGGTGTTTCTTCAGCTTTGGCGTTGTCAAATGCATTAACAAATCTTGCTG CTTCTGTTTTCGGTGAACAAAGGCGGCTAGAGCCAATGCCGCCGGAAAGGAAAGCCAGATGGAGAAAAGAAATCGACTGGCTTCTTTCGGTCACTGATTACGTCGTTGAAATGGTTCCTACACAACAAAAAGGCAAGGATGGTTCAAGCATGGAG ATTATGACAACACGGCAACGAACCGATCTTCATATGAATATCCCTGCCTTGAGAAAGCTTGATACAATGCTTATT GATTGTCTAGATAACTTCAGAGACCAAAACGAATTCTATTACGTATCGAAAGATGCTGATGATAAAGACACAAAAGGTAAAAATGATGACAAGTGGTGGTTACCTACACCTAAAGTACCTGTAGATGGTTTGTCTGATGCAGCAAGAAGATTTCTACAGTATCAGAAAGATTGTGTGAATCAAGTACTTAAAGCAGCAATGGCTATAAATGCTCAAACTCTACAAGAAATGGAGATCCCTGAAAGCTATATTGAAGCCCTACCTAAG AATGGAAGAGCAAGTCTAGGGGACATGATCTACCGGAGCATTACCGATGATTTTTTTGATCCCGATCAGTTCTTAGCAACAGTTGACATGTCATCAGAACACAAGATTGTTGATCTCAAGAACAGAATTGAGGCATCAATAGTGATTTGGAAAAGGAAGATGAACCAAAAAGATAACAAATCAGCATGGGGTTCTGCTGTGAGTATTGAGAAGAGAGAACTCTTCGAAGAGAGAGCAGAAACCATCTTAGTTCTCTTGAAGCATAGATTTCCAGGGCTTCCCCAATCTTCATTGGATATTAGCAAAATCCAATTCAACCGG GATGTAGGGCAAGCTGTTCTTGAAAGTTATTCAAGAATATTGGAAAGTTTGGCCTTTACGGTGTTATCAAGAATCGAAGATGTACTTCATGCAGATTGCCAAACACAAAATCCATTACAAGGAAGAAGAAATAGTGCGAGAAATCCAGTTCCAAAGCCAGAAAAGTGTCCGACTCCTCCAAGAGAAGAAGTAGACAAGATCAGTGCAGAAACTCCTTGTTCGATGACACTATCAGATTTCATGGGTTGGAGCAGTGATCAAGGTGAATCAGACCCTAATAAGAAGGATTCTTCTGCAGTTTCAGATGATACGGACAAAGATATTGAAAGCGCAAAGCTTCAAAAACTTCCACTCATATCGACCGATAAGAAATTGTCATACGTTGAAAACATAGGAGGTATGAGAAGTCCAACATCACGCCATTGA
- the LOC123921650 gene encoding glyoxylate/hydroxypyruvate/pyruvate reductase 2KGR-like, with translation MESIGVLLVAKVIPYLEQELNKRYNLFRIWDYPQISQLLTQHATSIRAVVGRSNAGADSHLIDALPNLEIISSSSVGVDLIDINKCKEKGIRVTNTPDVLTDEVADLAIGLILTLLRKICESNRYVRSGNWKCGDYKLTNKFSGKTVGIVGLGRIGTAIAKRSEAFNCSICYYSRTQKQESKYKYYPSVVELASNCDILVVACPLTKETHHIINREVINALGPKGFLVNIGRGKHVDEPELVSALLEGRLGGAGLDVFENEPHVPEELFELENVVLLPHVGSGTVETRTVMADLVLGNLEAHFLGKPLLTPLV, from the exons ATGGAATCCATAGGCGTTCTCCTTGTAGCTAAAGTAATTCCATACTTAGAACAAGAACTCAACAAACGCTACAATCTTTTCCGCATATGGGATTATCCACAAATCTCCCAACTCTTAACTCAACACGCAACCTCCATTCGTGCGGTGGTCGGACGCTCCAACGCCGGCGCCGATTCTCACCTCATTGATGCACTGCCCAATCTCGAAATCATTTCCAGTTCCAGTGTTGGTGTTGATTTGATCGACATTAACAAATGTAAGGAGAAAGGGATTCGTGTTACGAATACTCCTGATGTGTTGACTGATGAAGTTGCTGATTTGGCTATTGGTTTGATTCTTACGCTTCTTAGGAAGATTTGTGAATCTAATCGATATGTTAGAAGCGGTAATTGGAAGTGTGGTGATTATAAGTTGACCAATAAG TTCTCTGGGAAAACCGTTGGCATTGTTGGGCTGGGAAGGATTGGCACAGCAATTGCCAAGAGATCTGAAGCTTTTAATTGTTCAATATGCTATTATTCTAGAACTCAAAAGCAGGAGTCAAAATACAAATACTATCCAAGTGTTGTTGAGCTAGCATCCAACTGTGATATACTAGTTGTTGCTTGCCCTCTTACAAAGGAAACCCATCACATCATCAACCGGGAGGTCATTAATGCACTTGGTCCAAAGGGTTTCCTAGTTAACATCGGCCGAGGTAAGCATGTTGATGAGCCAGAGCTCGTCTCTGCATTGCTTGAAGGTCGTTTGGGTGGAGCTGGactagatgtgtttgaaaacgAACCTCATGTTCCCGAAGAGCTATTTGAGCTAGAAAATGTTGTTTTGCTGCCTCATGTAGGAAGTGGCACGGTAGAAACTCGAACTGTCATGGCTGACCTTGTTCTTGGAAACCTGGAGGCTCATTTCCTTGGAAAGCCACTGTTAACTCCCTTGGTTTAA
- the LOC123921648 gene encoding uncharacterized protein LOC123921648 yields the protein MESTEKQSGLLHQILPPRLEDAGLEDPALPPESIHEAFLKAAAAVKSSAASIFSGEDDCVDDPTPTEEKVSDAVDVIEPESEAPGACVDGLQGLEIEEKKDVKESEEKEKKPILVGGYV from the coding sequence atggAGTCCACCGAGAAACAATCTGGATTGCTGCATCAGATCCTACCTCCGCGTCTAGAAGACGCCGGACTCGAAGATCCCGCACTTCCACCGGAATCAATCCACGAAGCGTTTCTGAAAGCAGCCGCCGCCGTGAAATCGAGCGCCGCCTCGATATTCTCCGGTGAAGATGATTGCGTCGATGATCCGACGCCTACAGAGGAAAAAGTCTCCGATGCGGTTGATGTGATCGAGCCGGAAAGTGAAGCGCCGGGAGCTTGTGTTGATGGATTGCAAGGGCTGGAAATTGAGGAGAAAAAGGATGTGAAGGAaagtgaagaaaaagagaagaaaccTATTTTGGTTGGAGGCTATGTTTGA